The following coding sequences lie in one Haemorhous mexicanus isolate bHaeMex1 chromosome 10, bHaeMex1.pri, whole genome shotgun sequence genomic window:
- the LOC132331830 gene encoding heat shock protein beta-7-like: MASLSSASTYRAELLSTYGQGHSDPRFEGDRRHGAFGARGQEAFGYPESPGAMYPCSLGTWVRAQGDTYQVVADVSQFEPPDIVVTTSNCHVTIQAEKVAEDGTVCDTFTHKCQLPEDTDPLSVSCALTEMGTLVITVRRRASAGPGQRPQLLHRSEAML; this comes from the exons ATGGCATCGCTCAGCTCGGCCTCCACGTACCGTGCCGAGCTCCTCAGCACCtacgggcaggggcacagcgaCCCCCGCTTCGAGGGCGACCGGCGGCATGGAGCCTTTGGGGCACGGGGACAGGAGGCATTTGGGTACCCAG AGTCCCCAGGTGCCATGTacccctgcagcctgggcacctGGGTGCGTGCCCAGGGTGACACCTACCAAGTGGTGGCCGACGTCAGCCAGTTTGAGCCCCCTGACATTGTGGTGACCACCTCCAACTGCCATGTCACCATCCAAGCAGAAAAG GTGGCTGAGGATGGCACCGTCTGTGACACCTTCACCCACAAGTGCCAGCTGCCCGAAGACACGGACCCGCTGTCAGTGAGCTGCGCCCTCACCGAGATGGGCACGCTGGTCATCACCGTGCGGCGCCGCGCCAGCGCCGGGCCCGGGCAGCGCCCGCAGCTGCTGCACCGCAGTGAGGCCATGCTGTGA